From a single Stomoxys calcitrans chromosome 4, idStoCalc2.1, whole genome shotgun sequence genomic region:
- the LOC131997319 gene encoding putative nuclease HARBI1 isoform X2, whose protein sequence is MLSLGHFFSSDEDDEAYTECDMSALRKEIRQNSDIFAMPNSNFIGLFRLNKDAFKYVLESISGKLQDPIKSSAVPKELKLAVTLRILAEGSYQKGAGNDYNVGLSQSSVSKIFTECIDAMHSEICPKWISVRMTEVEKFEIKDYFYKKFKFPGIIGCIDGTHIKILAPGVGERFKYYNRKGFYSLNATVCDHKLRIRYISPNHPGSVHDSLVWNTSDLKEFLKTNYLNGETNTWLLGDAGYPLEPYLITPFRSAEDGTAESRFNYIHSQARNVVERTIGVLKNRFRCILGARQLHYKPKMAGKITSVCAALHNICIHYKIESAVEPNESTEIPSNEAMSNLNETSEDATALNIRRRIMQSLDIY, encoded by the exons atgttaagtttgggacattttttttcttcggaTGAAGACGACGAGGCATATACAGAATGTGATATGAGTGCTTTGCGTAAGGAAATAAGACAGaattcggacatatttgcaatgCCCAATTCAAA TTTCATTGGCCTTTTTAGATTGAATAAAGATGCTTTTAAATACGTCTTGGAAAGCATATCGGGTAAATTGCAAGACCCAATAAAGTCGTCTGCTGTTCCCAAAGAATTGAAGTTGGCGGTAACATTGCGCATACTTGCTGAAGGCAGTTACCAAAAAGGAGCTGGCAACGACTATAATGTTGGGCTTTCACAGTCTTCTGTaagcaaaatttttacagaatgCATTGATGCAATGCACAGTGAAATTTGTCCAAAATGGATATCGGTTAGAATGACGGAAGTGGAAAAGTTTGAAATAAaggattatttttataaaaagtttaaatttcccGGCATTATTGGATGCATAGATGGAACGCATATCAAAATTTTGGCTCCAGGAGTTGGTGAAAGATTTAAATATTATAATCGAAAAGGATTTTATAGTTTAAATGCTACC GTTTGCGACCATAAACTTAGAATCAGATATATATCCCCCAATCATCCCGGCTCAGTTCACGATTCATTGGTGTGGAATACAAGCGACTTAAAAGAGTTTCTAAAGACCAACTATTTAAATGGCGAAACTAATACATGGCTGCTTG GAGATGCAGGCTACCCTCTTGAACCCTACTTGATAACTCCATTCAGGTCAGCGGAAGACGGAACTGCAGAAAGCCGCTTTAATTACATACATTCACAAGCTAGAAATGTAGTGGAGCGTACAATTGGTGTCCTCAAAAATCGTTTTCGATGTATTTTAGGAGCGAGGCAACTGCATTATAAACCGAAAATGGCTGGAAAAATTACTTCTGTTTGTGCTGCTTTGCATAACATATGTATTCATTACAAAATTGAATCCGCAGTTGAGCCCAATGAAAGCACAGAAATTCCTAGCAATGAAGCAATGTCGAACCTCAATGAAACTAGCGAAGACGCCACTGCTTTAAATATAAGAAGGAGAATTATGCAGTCTTTGGATATTTATTaa
- the LOC131997319 gene encoding putative nuclease HARBI1 isoform X1, whose protein sequence is MLSLGHFFSSDEDDEAYTECDMSALRKEIRQNSDIFAMPNSNFIGLFRLNKDAFKYVLESISGKLQDPIKSSAVPKELKLAVTLRILAEGSYQKGAGNDYNVGLSQSSVSKIFTECIDAMHSEICPKWISVRMTEVEKFEIKDYFYKKFKFPGIIGCIDGTHIKILAPGVGERFKYYNRKGFYSLNATVVCDHKLRIRYISPNHPGSVHDSLVWNTSDLKEFLKTNYLNGETNTWLLGDAGYPLEPYLITPFRSAEDGTAESRFNYIHSQARNVVERTIGVLKNRFRCILGARQLHYKPKMAGKITSVCAALHNICIHYKIESAVEPNESTEIPSNEAMSNLNETSEDATALNIRRRIMQSLDIY, encoded by the exons atgttaagtttgggacattttttttcttcggaTGAAGACGACGAGGCATATACAGAATGTGATATGAGTGCTTTGCGTAAGGAAATAAGACAGaattcggacatatttgcaatgCCCAATTCAAA TTTCATTGGCCTTTTTAGATTGAATAAAGATGCTTTTAAATACGTCTTGGAAAGCATATCGGGTAAATTGCAAGACCCAATAAAGTCGTCTGCTGTTCCCAAAGAATTGAAGTTGGCGGTAACATTGCGCATACTTGCTGAAGGCAGTTACCAAAAAGGAGCTGGCAACGACTATAATGTTGGGCTTTCACAGTCTTCTGTaagcaaaatttttacagaatgCATTGATGCAATGCACAGTGAAATTTGTCCAAAATGGATATCGGTTAGAATGACGGAAGTGGAAAAGTTTGAAATAAaggattatttttataaaaagtttaaatttcccGGCATTATTGGATGCATAGATGGAACGCATATCAAAATTTTGGCTCCAGGAGTTGGTGAAAGATTTAAATATTATAATCGAAAAGGATTTTATAGTTTAAATGCTACCGTG GTTTGCGACCATAAACTTAGAATCAGATATATATCCCCCAATCATCCCGGCTCAGTTCACGATTCATTGGTGTGGAATACAAGCGACTTAAAAGAGTTTCTAAAGACCAACTATTTAAATGGCGAAACTAATACATGGCTGCTTG GAGATGCAGGCTACCCTCTTGAACCCTACTTGATAACTCCATTCAGGTCAGCGGAAGACGGAACTGCAGAAAGCCGCTTTAATTACATACATTCACAAGCTAGAAATGTAGTGGAGCGTACAATTGGTGTCCTCAAAAATCGTTTTCGATGTATTTTAGGAGCGAGGCAACTGCATTATAAACCGAAAATGGCTGGAAAAATTACTTCTGTTTGTGCTGCTTTGCATAACATATGTATTCATTACAAAATTGAATCCGCAGTTGAGCCCAATGAAAGCACAGAAATTCCTAGCAATGAAGCAATGTCGAACCTCAATGAAACTAGCGAAGACGCCACTGCTTTAAATATAAGAAGGAGAATTATGCAGTCTTTGGATATTTATTaa
- the LOC131997319 gene encoding putative nuclease HARBI1 isoform X3 has product MLSLGHFFSSDEDDEAYTECDMSALRKEIRQNSDIFAMPNSKLNKDAFKYVLESISGKLQDPIKSSAVPKELKLAVTLRILAEGSYQKGAGNDYNVGLSQSSVSKIFTECIDAMHSEICPKWISVRMTEVEKFEIKDYFYKKFKFPGIIGCIDGTHIKILAPGVGERFKYYNRKGFYSLNATVVCDHKLRIRYISPNHPGSVHDSLVWNTSDLKEFLKTNYLNGETNTWLLGDAGYPLEPYLITPFRSAEDGTAESRFNYIHSQARNVVERTIGVLKNRFRCILGARQLHYKPKMAGKITSVCAALHNICIHYKIESAVEPNESTEIPSNEAMSNLNETSEDATALNIRRRIMQSLDIY; this is encoded by the exons atgttaagtttgggacattttttttcttcggaTGAAGACGACGAGGCATATACAGAATGTGATATGAGTGCTTTGCGTAAGGAAATAAGACAGaattcggacatatttgcaatgCCCAATTCAAA ATTGAATAAAGATGCTTTTAAATACGTCTTGGAAAGCATATCGGGTAAATTGCAAGACCCAATAAAGTCGTCTGCTGTTCCCAAAGAATTGAAGTTGGCGGTAACATTGCGCATACTTGCTGAAGGCAGTTACCAAAAAGGAGCTGGCAACGACTATAATGTTGGGCTTTCACAGTCTTCTGTaagcaaaatttttacagaatgCATTGATGCAATGCACAGTGAAATTTGTCCAAAATGGATATCGGTTAGAATGACGGAAGTGGAAAAGTTTGAAATAAaggattatttttataaaaagtttaaatttcccGGCATTATTGGATGCATAGATGGAACGCATATCAAAATTTTGGCTCCAGGAGTTGGTGAAAGATTTAAATATTATAATCGAAAAGGATTTTATAGTTTAAATGCTACCGTG GTTTGCGACCATAAACTTAGAATCAGATATATATCCCCCAATCATCCCGGCTCAGTTCACGATTCATTGGTGTGGAATACAAGCGACTTAAAAGAGTTTCTAAAGACCAACTATTTAAATGGCGAAACTAATACATGGCTGCTTG GAGATGCAGGCTACCCTCTTGAACCCTACTTGATAACTCCATTCAGGTCAGCGGAAGACGGAACTGCAGAAAGCCGCTTTAATTACATACATTCACAAGCTAGAAATGTAGTGGAGCGTACAATTGGTGTCCTCAAAAATCGTTTTCGATGTATTTTAGGAGCGAGGCAACTGCATTATAAACCGAAAATGGCTGGAAAAATTACTTCTGTTTGTGCTGCTTTGCATAACATATGTATTCATTACAAAATTGAATCCGCAGTTGAGCCCAATGAAAGCACAGAAATTCCTAGCAATGAAGCAATGTCGAACCTCAATGAAACTAGCGAAGACGCCACTGCTTTAAATATAAGAAGGAGAATTATGCAGTCTTTGGATATTTATTaa
- the LOC131997320 gene encoding uncharacterized protein LOC131997320 produces the protein MSCKMNKITTQQQFAKMMELLEANPNLARAYHSGLHKVNTKEEWAKIAIELNSIGPPMRQGTEWMKVWADFKCNLKKKLLHNKAECRATGGGPHKQFVLTTVEEAASSLLQLDSIVNSDGEIGVSNTPLKSSYCPMDTTKENESSEYISTPRIRKKVETKADKTEKTALLENQLKVQTELYSQVKDSLQNVERYNRKIFKIKEEELKIYKAAEKREEEKFLLYKKELKSKEDFRNKLLKARTEEIEIKKRRIELDEWKSGIRE, from the exons ATGAGCTGCAAAAT GAATAAAATAACCACGCAACAACAGTTTGCAAAAATGATGGAATTGTTGGAGGCAAATCCAAATCTTGCGCGTGCGTACCACAGCGGCCTACATAAAGTAAATACCAAGGAGGAATGGGCGAAAATTGCCATTGAATTAAATTCCATTGGGCCTCCCATGCGCCAAGGTACGGAATGGATGAAGGTGTGGGCAGACTTCAAATGTAATTTGAAAAAGAAGCTGCTGCACAACAAGGCAGAATGCCGTGCAACGGGAGGAGGGCCACACAAACAATTTGTGCTGACGACAGTGGAGGAAGCTGCCTCAAGTTTGCTGCAGCTAGACTCCATAGTAAATTCGGATGGAGAAATTGGAGTCTCAAATACTCCACTTAAGTCCAGCTATTGCCCTATGGACACCACAAAGGAAAATGAGAGTAGTGAGTATATCTCGACACCGCGAATTCGGAAAAAAGTGGAAACAAAGGCTGACAAGACAGAGAAGACTGCGCTGCTGGAAAACCAGCTAAAAGTCCAAACCGAGCTATACTCTCAAGTGAAGGACTCTCTACAAAATGTGGAGAGATACAAtagaaaaatcttcaaaattaaagaagaagagCTTAAAATTTACAAAGCTGCAGAAAAAAGGGAAgaagaaaagtttttattatataaaaaggagttaaagAGCAAAGAAGACTTCAGAAATAAATTGCTAAAAGCAAGAACGGAggaaatcgaaataaaaaaaaggcgAATAGAGCTGGATGAATGGAAGAGCGGCATTCGGGAGTAA